From the Chitinophaga lutea genome, the window GGCTTCGTCCAGCAGCTCCCTTTCTTCCGCGGTCACATTGCTGTCGCCCGCAATCAGCGTTTCTTCTTCATTATCGAGGGCGCCTTTCCCTTCTTCATCGTCGGAAGAAGCGGTTGTATCCGCCAGTTCGCCTAACGGCGCAGGTTTGACATTTTCCTGGCCCGGTATATCTTCCACGCCGGGAAGGTTGATTTGATCAGGTTTCTTTTCCATGTTTTTTTTTATTATTCCGGTAAATACCATGCCACGGTAAACCCGCAGCGGAACGGGCACCTGCCGCGCTCATACTGTGGAGAAACTTTCGCATTTCCCGGTACACAACAGCCACACCAGGGTGGCACAGAAATTGGCGCCTTTTCCTAAACACCTGTTATGAACCCTGCATCACCGGCCCCGGAGATCGTACCGCCCCAGCTCGACGGTGTCAAAACCAACACCTCGTATACGGTCAGAACGGAACATCAGAAAGCAGCCAGGGAATTATACCAGACAGCACGGACGCGCCTCCTGGACGTCAACCACTGGAAAGACATCAGCGGGCGGCAAAGCGCCGTATTTACGCTGACCGACAGTGACGGTCATTTCGCGCGGCGGCTGGCGCGGGAGGGCGATCTTATCCGCATCAGCATTCCCGGCCCGGCGGCGGCCGACGGGCAGGAATACGACTGGGTACAGGTGGAAAGGATATTTGAAGCCAGCGGCAGCCATCATAAAACGGCTTACATCGGCATGCGGGTGCGGCCGGTGAAAGCGCCAGACAAGATCCCGGAAGAAGTGTCCCACTTTTTCACGGACGATGCCACGAGCTCGTTCGTGGTGGAGAAACGCGGCAAGCTGGTCAGAGCCAGTGTTTACGGCCGCAACGAACAGCCCAACACAACCGTCACCCGGTTGGGCGCCGTCGCCCGCAACCTGCTGGTATGGCTGGGTGCATTGCTGGGATTCTCGAAAATGCAGTGGAAAAGCCTCGTCAGGGGTATCCTGCGCGATTAGACTTCCTCTTCGTCTACATTTTCGTCTACATTCTTTAACTGGTATTTGATGGCGTGGTGCAGCGGCTGGATAGGTTTGCCGTTCACATTGGCCCACACATTGGCGAAAGAAGTGCCGTAGTAAAAAATCATCGATACATAGAATACGAACAACAACAGCAGCACGGTGGCGGCAGAAGCGCCGTATATGCTGTTGATATTGCTGTACGACAGCATCCACCGGAGGATCAGCTTACCGATATTGAACAGGATGCTGGTCACGAAAGCGCTGGTAAAAACGATCTTCCAGCGCGGCCGCCCGTCGGGCAGGAGGTAGAACACCAGTGCGAACCAGAGCGTAACGGTGAGGATGGAGATCAGGTACCGGAGGCCGCTGTCGTAATACGTAAAAATGGAGGGCAGGTATTGATCGATGTATTGTCCCAGGTAAGCCTGGATGGAATCGGCGAGAATGCCCAGCATGAACAGTACGGCAGTGAGCAGAATCACCAGCACGCCCCGTAACCGCGACATCATGATCTGCCCGAACGTTTGCCGTTTGGCGATGCGGATGCTCCAGAGCTGGTTCATGGAGCTTTTGATGACCTTGAACAACGTAGTGGCCACAAAAAGCAGGAAGAGAAACCCCGCAATGGCGATCAGCCAGTTTTCGGCGATGCCGCGGAACGCCCGTAATGTTTTGATCACTTCAGCCGTCGCTTCCGGGCCGATGATTTCGCGGAGCTGATCGAATAGCTGGAGGCTGATATTGCGGGGCTCGAAAATCAGGCGGAGCAACTGGATGATGATCACCAGGATGGCCGGTAATGCAAAAGTGGTAAAAAAGGCCGTGGCGCCGGCCATCCGGAGCGGGTCATTTGCGTTGAACTCTTTGAATGCATCTTTAAACGACAAGAGAAAAATCTGCCAGCGTTTGAGATGTTGCCTGTTTCCGGTCATCATATATGCGGCGAAATTAAAGTAAAAAACCCGCCATCCGGGATTTGTACAGGAACATCCGTAATATTTGCAACACAGTTGCGTATTATATCGGTACATTTGCCCCATGCAACAAACGATTGATATAGACGTCGCCGTGGTTGGCGGCTCTTCCGCGGGACTAGCCGCCGCACTGACCCTGGGCCGCTGCGGGAGAAAAGCGGTGATATTCGACACCGGCCGGCCGCGTAACAAGCCCGCCGCGCATGCACAGAACCTCTTTACCCGCGACGGTACGCCGCCGCTTGAGTTGCTGCGCATCGGCCGGGAACAGCTGGTGCCATACCCTTCCGTGAGCATCGTCGAAACGGCTGTAACCAGCGCCATAGCCGAAAACGGCCTGTTCATCCTGCATACCGATACCGGCGCCGCGTACCGCGCCCAACGTGTCATTCTCGCCACCGGCGTCAAGGATGATTTGCCCGACATTCCAGGCCTGGCCGCATTGTGGGGCAGCAAACTGGTGCATTGTCCCTACTGCCACGGCTGGGAAATAAAAGACCTGCCGGTGGCCGTGTTCGCCAACGGCCCGATGGCCTATGAATTCACTGCCGTGCTCACCAACTGGCACCCCGACATTATCCTCTGCACCAATGGCCCGGCAGGCCTCACCGCCGAACAAATGCAGCAACTGGCCCGCAACGGCATCACCGTAACGGAAACCCCGGTTGAAAAAGTGGAGGAAACGGCAGGTGGCATGCAGATTTCGTTTGCAGATGGAACGGCTGTGCGGAGGAGCGCTGCATATATAAAATCGGGACTCATATTCAACAATACACTGGCGGAGCAGCTGG encodes:
- a CDS encoding YihY/virulence factor BrkB family protein — encoded protein: MMTGNRQHLKRWQIFLLSFKDAFKEFNANDPLRMAGATAFFTTFALPAILVIIIQLLRLIFEPRNISLQLFDQLREIIGPEATAEVIKTLRAFRGIAENWLIAIAGFLFLLFVATTLFKVIKSSMNQLWSIRIAKRQTFGQIMMSRLRGVLVILLTAVLFMLGILADSIQAYLGQYIDQYLPSIFTYYDSGLRYLISILTVTLWFALVFYLLPDGRPRWKIVFTSAFVTSILFNIGKLILRWMLSYSNINSIYGASAATVLLLLFVFYVSMIFYYGTSFANVWANVNGKPIQPLHHAIKYQLKNVDENVDEEEV
- a CDS encoding NAD(P)/FAD-dependent oxidoreductase, with product MQQTIDIDVAVVGGSSAGLAAALTLGRCGRKAVIFDTGRPRNKPAAHAQNLFTRDGTPPLELLRIGREQLVPYPSVSIVETAVTSAIAENGLFILHTDTGAAYRAQRVILATGVKDDLPDIPGLAALWGSKLVHCPYCHGWEIKDLPVAVFANGPMAYEFTAVLTNWHPDIILCTNGPAGLTAEQMQQLARNGITVTETPVEKVEETAGGMQISFADGTAVRRSAAYIKSGLIFNNTLAEQLGCELTEKGAVKINHVQETTVPGVFAAGDISSEGAHQVSIAIAGGHMAAGMCNNGLAKAAFEQK